A window of Chryseobacterium shandongense genomic DNA:
GGCAAAAAATAATCGTTTAACTAGAGAAGAAGCATTAAAATTGTTTACAGTGGCGCCAACCTGGTTCGAAGATCAGGAGCGTGAAATGGGAAAGATCATTCCGGGCTATCTTGCAGATTTTGTGCTGCTCAACAAAGATTTTTTCACCATTCCGGATGATGAAATAAAAACAATCTCTTCTGTATTGACTGTCGTAGACGGCAGGGTAGTTTTTGGCGCTGACGACTTTAGTGATCTTTCTCCGAAATTACCGGAAACCCTTCCTACATGGTCTCCTTTCAAATATTATGGTGGTTTTTACAATGAAAAATAAATAAAATTATTAAATCACAATATAGAACATTTCCTACAAATTATTAAACTGCTTCCAGAATAATTAATCTTATATAGGGTAGCAGTTTAACTGTTTAGTGGATTTAAAAATACTTTAATAAAAATTTTAATCAGTAAATAAAAATGAATAATTGGAAAAGTGACCCGGAGCATTCAAGGCTGGGCTTTAAAATTGAGCATATGATGATTTCAGAGGTCAATGGCATATTTAAGAACTTTGAAATAACAATTGATGCTTCAGACGAAAATTTTAATGATGCTGTAATAGAATTGATTGCTGAAATAGCTTCCATTGATACACAGGTAGAAGCCCGCGACAAGCATCTGAAAAATGAAGACTTCTTCGATGTCGAAAATTATCCGGTTCTTCGGTTTAAAAGCAATTCTTTGATTAAAATTGATCATAATAAATTTTCGGTTAGCGGAATATTAGAAATGCATGATGTGAGCAAAGAGGTAAAGGTTTTGATGATATATAACGGTACCATCGACAATCCTGTGACAGGAAAAAGAACCTCAGGATTTCAGATTACTGGTAAGATAAGCCGTAATGATTTCGGAATAGCTGTCAAATTTCCTGAAAAATTGATAGGTGATGAAGTTTCAATTACTCTAGATGCAGAGCTACAGTTACAACAAAATGACCGTGAAAATATTCAAACAGAAAGTTAAACATCTTAACTCAATTTATATATAACTTTTTCATCGTAAAAAGATTTTCTCCAAAGATTAGTTAATTAAAATTTAAGGTGAGGTTGTCCTCACCTTAAATTTACTTTAAAAATAGAATTTACTTTCGTAAACTGTTTTATGGTCTTACATCTTAATGATTATTTAGTTAGGTGATACGAATTTTATCTATCTGCAAAGTAATCGAAACTATTTAACTTCTCAACACTTTCTTCAGAAACTCGATGCATTTTCAGATGTTACAAATTTACATCACGATTCTTTAAATGATAATGCTCCAGAGGGACAACGATGAATTTGATCTTTTAATTCTTCTATTGTTGCATTGTCACATTTTACCCAGGGTGAGGCCTTTGGATTGTAGACTTTTGGAAGACTTTTTACACAAATTCCTGCATGCGTGCATAGTTTGGGCTGCCAAATAATGGTAAAATCACCCTTTTTATATTCCTTCATGTTTTCCATAATGATTTTAATTTTTGATTTATGTTTTATCAAGTAAAAATTTGTTTTGGAGCTAAAAATTTGTTATTTTGTTAAATTTCGTAACTCATATTGCAAGGCAAGCTAAATGAGATTAATTTTCCAAGTGCAGAAAAAATAAAATCTGCCCTGTAGTTACTGGTATAAGCATTATACTAATTTTTAACAAAATTAGGCTTCAATGTTATAAATAAAAATGATGTTTGTCGAAAAAATATGTAGACATATATCTATTAAAAATTTTAATAGTTTTAACTCCTTTAAAATCTTATTAGATGGCTATATGCTTAAATGCAACCATTACAATTTAATGATAAAAAAAACTTATTTTTGTTAGGTAAAATATAGGATGAAACAGTTATTTGATTACATAAATAGTTATTTACCCAACGGAGTTTCTGAAGATGAATTTACGGTAATTAAAAGTTACTTTAAGCATAAAGTATTGCGTAAAAGGCAATACTTCCTACGGGAAGGGGACATCTGCAGGTTTTACGGATTTATAGTAAGTGGTTCCATGCGCCAATACAGTGTTGATGAGTATGGAGCGGAATTTATAGTACAGCTATTTATTGAAAATTGGTGGGTGGGTGATCGTGAAAGTTTTAGAACTGCAGCTCCTTCTGTATACAATATCGATGCTTGGGAGCAGACCGAACTTCTCTTAATTACGAGAAGTGATGTATTGGAACTTTTAAATCGTTCACCAGCTTTTGCTGAAATGGTTAGAGGTATGGATGATCGTAATAGCGCTGCCACTTTAAAGCGGATTACTTCATCAATTAGTAGTGGAGCAGAAAAACGATATTCAGAATTTGTTAGCAATTATCCGGAATTTGTTCAGCGATTTCCTCAGCATGTCATTGCTTCATATCTAGGTATATCAAAAGATACTCTGAGCCGTATTAAAAGACAAATGTTAAACAAATAAATAGAAAATATTTAGAAGTCAAAGTGTTAAGCTTAATACTTCGTAGCAAGTGAATGGTAGTAGTTTCAAGAGAAGAAGCAAAATCACAGCAACTTGTAATGGAAAAACAAATTGTAGCAGAATGTAACTAAGTTAAAGCTTGAATAAAAGATTATACCTTTCTGGAACAAGAGACAAATGTGAGATATTACTATTTTTTGTAATTCCATAAAAATGAGATTGACTGGAAACAGTCAATCTCATTTTTTCTTCGTATTAATTTAGGTATAGTTCGATATTATTTTCTAAGTTTAATTTTTACTGATTTAACTTGATTATCGCTGTCTATGTATCTGATTACTATTTTTCTTTTATTGGATTGTAGCATCTGGTCATATGTGTAAATGTCTTTACCTATTACATTATTGATTGAAATAATTTTGTGACCTTTTCTCAGACCTTTTTTGTAAGCATCACTATTTACCAAAATATTAGATATTAAAATCTCCTTTCTTTCGTCGCTAAACTCAAAAGAGAGGGGTTTAAAGAGTTTTTCAAAATCATTATCAAAAAGATTGTTGGGTTTTAAGTAAAGATATTTATTCTTGTAATCTATGATAAAATTAAATCTGTTAATGATTTCGCTTCCCAAGATCCCTAAAAGATTATCCAATGAACTAACGCCTTGTTTATCTGATGCTAAAGAAACCGCTAAATTTTTGTTTTTTATTATAGTATTACCTAACTGGATACTTTTAATAAGTCCTTTTATGTAATTTGTATTATTGCTAAGATTACGACTGCTATATAAACTTTTTTCATCGATTTTATCTGCCAACTTATTTTTCTCTTGATAAGGCGTGTTTACCAAAAGTGTCAGTCTTGCCCCGCTGTCAAATAATATATCTCCTGAAAACTTTTCGTTATTTCTTAGTTCAAACGTCAGAGGGATTTTAGGAATGCCAGAGAAAAACTCAAAGGAAATCTTTTCATATCCGTCATAATTTAGATAGTCATCAAACTGATATAAAGTCATAGTGTTCGCTTCAAAATCAATACTTGTTAGATAATTAGTTAAAATAGACGCGCCAATGATACCGTCGAACTTTTTCTCGTAGAATGTATTAAGCCTTGCTAAATCATCCAAAACAATATTTATACTATCAACAAACTCACTTCTATCCAAAAATATTTTTTCATTGGTCATCACGTCGTAAAGCTTTTTACCGCCGGCTCCGGTTACTTCTGTTTGATAATTAGCTTTAAGGCCATACTTTTCTGCTGTTTTTTTATCTAATAAAGTTGTGCCAGCTCCTGTGTCAAAAAAATAGAGTAAACTATCCTTTTGATTTTCCATAGGAAGCTTAATAAAAATAGCTTTACTATCTTTTGATAATTCAAAAGGTAGTTTTATCTGTTGTGCGTAAATATTAATTGCACTAATGAAGATTAAAAAATTAAATTTTAGTTTCATAATTTTATATATTGAAGATTACCTTTTAATTAAAAGTCGTGTTTCCGCTTAAGCGCTTCGCTTTCCGGAAATTTATATCAATTTCACCCAGTGAAGTGATTTGGCATGTGCTTCCGAAGATATTAGTATAAAATTGGTATTTAATAGTTTTTTTGAGATAACAGATGTTTTTCGTGCTACAAATAAGATCCATTGCATATTGATCAGTATAAAGGTTTAAATTCGGATACTGTGTTAAATTATAAAAGACTTTACCTGAATTATCAGGCCATTTTTAAATTTCCAAATATCACAGTAAGACCCTTTTTTTGCCTCACTTTTTTTTTCAAAAATTATCTCACCAAATTCAACAACAATATCTTTTTCTGTAATATGATCCTCTGTTGTAAAACTTATATCATTATACGAAGAACTGATATATTTAAGAATTTCTGTTTTTCCATTAAATATGATTCCGCCAACATTAATCCATTTGATATCTTCAGCGCAATATCCAATGAAATCTTCATAGTTTCCTTCCGCCAAAGCTTTGTTAGCTTTTATATAAATTCCTCGTTATTCATAATCCACTTTATTTATTACCTGTTTTAATTACCGATCTGTACACCAATCTTTCCATAAAAATCAGGATCACTATCTCTGAACTCCAACAGGCTGTGTGCCTTGCCAATTTCTGCTAATGGGAAAACTTTTTTTAGCACAGGTTTTAATTTCCCGCACTCTACAAGTTTCGTAAGCTCATCCAATTTGTTTCTGTTCTGTCTGGTAAATACAAAATGATAAGTTGCATTTTTGCCCCATGCATGAATTAGATTTTGTGGAATTTCAATATCAACTAATGTAACGACTTGTCCCATTTGGTTTAAAATCCTTCCGCTGTCCGAAAGGGTAGTGCCACCAATTGTATCTATTACAACGTCTACGCCTTTACCGTTTGTCAGCTCTAAAATAGTGTCGATATAATTTTCTTTTTCATAGTCAATGACATAATCCACACCCAATTCTTTTAAGAAATCATGGTGAACACTTCTGGCTGTTGTATAAACAGTTGCACCCATTGCTTTTGCCAATTGAATAGTCGGTATTCCTACACCTCCTGCACCGCCATGTATCAGGATTGTTTGATTGATCTTCAATTGTGCTCTTGTGTAAAGCATTTCCCAGGCAGTTCCCGCTGCTAAAGGAAATGTAGCGGCTTCTAAATGACTGATGTTTTTCGGTTTGATACCGATTATGGATTCCTTGGCCACATGATATTCTGCATAGCTTCCGTATCCATTGAAGATTTCGGGAGTATAGTATACTTCATCACCGACTTTAAAATTTTTGACACCTGTTCCAATTTCCACAACCACGCCTGAGACGTCATGTCCTGTAATTACCGGAAGTTGTAACTCATTTTTATAATCTCCTCTGCGGACCTGAAAATCCAATGGATTTACTGATGTCGCCATCACTTTTACCAATACTTCATCGACTTCCGGTTTTGGGGTCGGAACATCAAGTATTTCAAATTTTTCTACCGAGCCGAACTCGTTTAATACTGCTGCTTTCATTACGATTTTATTTATTGTTATTAATATATTTAGGTATTTAGATAAAAGCCGAATTGTTTAAATTAGCTATTTATAACTAAAAATTCAACGTTTTGTTTAATCACGTTTTTCAAAACGTCATTATAAAGTTGTTGCTAATTTCTGATTACATTGTTGCTATAGCGCAAATCTAAACGAAGTTTAGTTATTTTAAATTGATAAATGTCTACAAGTAATGTTCCCACGTAAATTCTCATTATTTATTTAACACTACTTTCGCTAAGATTTTTATACTAAAGAAATTTTAAATTTATATATTTAGGCAAATTCCTAAATGTGTTTAAAAATTTTTTTACAAATTTTCTTTTATCATTGTTGCTAATTCCTGAATTGCTTTTTCATTTCTCTTATAGTACGTCCACTGTCCTTGTCTTGTTGCAATCAGAATTTCGGCATTTGACATTGTTTTCAAATAATCAGAAACCGTGGGAACCGACATTCCCGCTTTCTGTGCGATATCAGATACACAAACGCCTAGTGCGGGAGTGTAATTACTTAATTCTTCTTCAGGAAAATGATCGAAAGGATCTTTTAACCATCCAAGAATATTGAGACGGGTCTCATTTGATAATGACTTGATAACTTCCAATAATTTCATACATTATGATTTTATTTTACAAATTTAGGTAATTTCCTAAATACCTACAAAATATTTTTGTATGTTTTTAATATAACTGTAATTGACATTAACTATTATATTGCATTTTAATCTATCAACAATATGTTTTTATTATTCATAGCGGTTTTCATGCCCCAATCTGAAATGGATTGGAGAATAGGTATTAACGTTTTGCCAAACTCAGTTAATTCATAATCAACTTTAAGTGGAGGTTTGCTTGTATGAACTGTACGCTTAATTAAGCCGTCTGCTTCCATTTCTTTTAGCTGAAGGCTCAAGGTGCGTTCCGTGATCATGGGACATTCTTTCCTTAATTCATTATAACGCTTCTTTTCAGTTAAGTGCATCAGGATTACCGCTTTCCATTTACCCCCTATATATCTCATAGTAAGGCTCGTTGTACAAGGGTATTTTTTGTTATCTATACAATACATATGTTACTATCATTTTTATCCGTTATTGCAAAGATAAAAAACTATACTTAGTTTTGTAACTATAAAAAATATAGTTTAAATTAAAAATTAATAAATATGAATTTTTTAGAACTTACCCAAAGAAGGTACACCACCAAAAAATATAATGCGGATAAAAAAATTCCTGCGGATAAGATTAATGAACTGAAAGAAATTTTAAGGTTAAGCGCATCATCTATTAACAGCCAGCCGTGGAAATTCTCTTTTATTGAAAACGAAGCTGTGAAAAGTGAATTGGCAAGTGTGTCTTATTTTAACGAACAGAAAATCAATGATGCAAGTCATCTTGTTGTGTTCAGTGCCGTAGATAATCTACAAGTATTTGAAGAGGAATTATTACAGAATCTTCCTGATGGATCTAGAGGATATTATAATCAATTTATAAAATCTTTACCGGAATCTGAAATAAAATCGTGGTTGCAACATCAGGTATATCTATCGCTGGGATTTTTTTTATCTGCTTCAATCAGTTTAGATTTAGACAGTACACCGATGGAAGGCATCCAAAGCGACAGATATAAAGAAATATTAGGATTAATAGATTATAAACCTTTATTTGCGGTGGCTCTCGGTTACAGAAATCCTGATGATGCCAATCAACCTTCTATTAATCCTAAGTCTCGTCTGCCTTTGGAGAAAATCATCCAGTCTTTATAAAATCATATCGTTAGATAAATATGTATATTTGAGAGGAGTGGCAAGCCTTAGACAAAACTTATTAATACAAATTTTCACAATTAAAAATATGAAAGCAATAGGATTTAAAAAATCGTTACCCATAAGTGATCCTGAAAGTTTCATCGAATTTGAAACTGATAAGCCAAAACCGACAGGAAAAGAACTTTTGGTAAAAGTAGAAGCTATTTCCGTTAATCCGGTGGATTACAAAATCCGGCAGAATAGCCTTAAAGACAAAACTCAGAATGAACCGAAAGTAATTGGTTGGGATGCTGTAGGCATCGTTGAGGAAGTCGGAAATGAAGTTGTTTTATTTAAAAAAGGTAATAAAGTTTTTTATGCAGGCGACATCACAAAACCCGGCTCAAATCAGGAATACCAAATTGTGGATGAAAGAATTGTAGGGTTTGCACCAAAAAATCTTACCATCGAGGAAGCTGCAGCAATGCCGCTCACTGCGCTTACAGCATATGAAATATTATTCGACCGTATGGGATTGTCAAAAGAAGAAGATGCCGGAAAATCTGTGTTAATCATTGGCGGTGCAGGCGGTGTTGGCTCTATTGCGATTCAAATGGCTAAAAAATTGTTGGGACTGACGGT
This region includes:
- a CDS encoding YceI family protein, translated to MNNWKSDPEHSRLGFKIEHMMISEVNGIFKNFEITIDASDENFNDAVIELIAEIASIDTQVEARDKHLKNEDFFDVENYPVLRFKSNSLIKIDHNKFSVSGILEMHDVSKEVKVLMIYNGTIDNPVTGKRTSGFQITGKISRNDFGIAVKFPEKLIGDEVSITLDAELQLQQNDRENIQTES
- a CDS encoding (4Fe-4S)-binding protein, giving the protein MENMKEYKKGDFTIIWQPKLCTHAGICVKSLPKVYNPKASPWVKCDNATIEELKDQIHRCPSGALSFKES
- a CDS encoding Crp/Fnr family transcriptional regulator, with product MKQLFDYINSYLPNGVSEDEFTVIKSYFKHKVLRKRQYFLREGDICRFYGFIVSGSMRQYSVDEYGAEFIVQLFIENWWVGDRESFRTAAPSVYNIDAWEQTELLLITRSDVLELLNRSPAFAEMVRGMDDRNSAATLKRITSSISSGAEKRYSEFVSNYPEFVQRFPQHVIASYLGISKDTLSRIKRQMLNK
- a CDS encoding aspartyl protease family protein, translated to MKLKFNFLIFISAINIYAQQIKLPFELSKDSKAIFIKLPMENQKDSLLYFFDTGAGTTLLDKKTAEKYGLKANYQTEVTGAGGKKLYDVMTNEKIFLDRSEFVDSINIVLDDLARLNTFYEKKFDGIIGASILTNYLTSIDFEANTMTLYQFDDYLNYDGYEKISFEFFSGIPKIPLTFELRNNEKFSGDILFDSGARLTLLVNTPYQEKNKLADKIDEKSLYSSRNLSNNTNYIKGLIKSIQLGNTIIKNKNLAVSLASDKQGVSSLDNLLGILGSEIINRFNFIIDYKNKYLYLKPNNLFDNDFEKLFKPLSFEFSDERKEILISNILVNSDAYKKGLRKGHKIISINNVIGKDIYTYDQMLQSNKRKIVIRYIDSDNQVKSVKIKLRK
- a CDS encoding nuclear transport factor 2 family protein — encoded protein: MAEGNYEDFIGYCAEDIKWINVGGIIFNGKTEILKYISSSYNDISFTTEDHITEKDIVVEFGEIIFEKKSEAKKGSYCDIWKFKNGLIIQVKSFII
- a CDS encoding zinc-dependent alcohol dehydrogenase family protein — encoded protein: MKAAVLNEFGSVEKFEILDVPTPKPEVDEVLVKVMATSVNPLDFQVRRGDYKNELQLPVITGHDVSGVVVEIGTGVKNFKVGDEVYYTPEIFNGYGSYAEYHVAKESIIGIKPKNISHLEAATFPLAAGTAWEMLYTRAQLKINQTILIHGGAGGVGIPTIQLAKAMGATVYTTARSVHHDFLKELGVDYVIDYEKENYIDTILELTNGKGVDVVIDTIGGTTLSDSGRILNQMGQVVTLVDIEIPQNLIHAWGKNATYHFVFTRQNRNKLDELTKLVECGKLKPVLKKVFPLAEIGKAHSLLEFRDSDPDFYGKIGVQIGN
- a CDS encoding ArsR/SmtB family transcription factor, with the protein product MKLLEVIKSLSNETRLNILGWLKDPFDHFPEEELSNYTPALGVCVSDIAQKAGMSVPTVSDYLKTMSNAEILIATRQGQWTYYKRNEKAIQELATMIKENL
- a CDS encoding winged helix-turn-helix transcriptional regulator, which produces MYCIDNKKYPCTTSLTMRYIGGKWKAVILMHLTEKKRYNELRKECPMITERTLSLQLKEMEADGLIKRTVHTSKPPLKVDYELTEFGKTLIPILQSISDWGMKTAMNNKNILLID
- a CDS encoding nitroreductase family protein, with product MNFLELTQRRYTTKKYNADKKIPADKINELKEILRLSASSINSQPWKFSFIENEAVKSELASVSYFNEQKINDASHLVVFSAVDNLQVFEEELLQNLPDGSRGYYNQFIKSLPESEIKSWLQHQVYLSLGFFLSASISLDLDSTPMEGIQSDRYKEILGLIDYKPLFAVALGYRNPDDANQPSINPKSRLPLEKIIQSL
- a CDS encoding zinc-binding alcohol dehydrogenase family protein, which encodes MKAIGFKKSLPISDPESFIEFETDKPKPTGKELLVKVEAISVNPVDYKIRQNSLKDKTQNEPKVIGWDAVGIVEEVGNEVVLFKKGNKVFYAGDITKPGSNQEYQIVDERIVGFAPKNLTIEEAAAMPLTALTAYEILFDRMGLSKEEDAGKSVLIIGGAGGVGSIAIQMAKKLLGLTVITTASRPETAEWCQKMGADIVINHANLIQEVHHAGFENIDFIVDFVDLNQYWDALVTLIKPQGKIASISDPVHPVDLRQLKGKSVSFYWELMFTRAMFQTDDMIRQHEILNTISDLLDKDIIKSTLNNTINGLSSENLRKAHQQLESGKTIGKLVLKF